A stretch of the Papaver somniferum cultivar HN1 chromosome 6, ASM357369v1, whole genome shotgun sequence genome encodes the following:
- the LOC113291735 gene encoding uncharacterized protein LOC113291735: MGKILLCCDGASQGNPGASGYGIIARNNEGECIVAIEGGLGITTNYYAEVLAIICAGEWVVHRRYTHLIFRSDSKTVIEAFKAKRIPWFSINRWSKICESVEDLELCHSYREINFSADTLAKRGSRLGKGYQDIYNSRPAFLSQIENENQVYYRFS; encoded by the coding sequence ATGGGAAAAATTCTACTATGTTGTGATGGCGCTTCTCAAGGAAATCCAGGTGCATCTGGATATGGAATCATTGCCAGAAACAATGAGGGTGAATGCATAGTAGCAATTGAAGGAGGATTGGGGATAACCACTAACTATTATGCTGAGGTCCTTGCTATCATATGTGCAGGTGAATGGGTTGTTCACAGAAGATATACTCATCTGATTTTTAGATCAGATTCAAAGACAGTAATTGAAGCTTTCAAAGCTAAAAGGATCCCTTGGTTTTCTATAAACAGATGGAGTAAAATTTGTGAAAGTGTGGAAGATCTGGAACTCTGTCACAGTTACagagagattaatttctctgctgACACTCTTGCTAAGAGAGGATCAAGACTAGGAAAGGGGTATCAAGATATTTACAATTCCAGACCTGCTTTTCTATCCCAAATAGAAAATGAGAATCAAGTTTACTATAGGTTCAGTTAA
- the LOC113289965 gene encoding 60S ribosomal protein L7-4-like yields MGGEIKAETMIPEHVLKKNKRDEQWALAAKTALVAQKEKNSENRKLIYKRAEQYAKEYSEQERELIRLKREAKLKGGFYVNPEAKLLFIVRIRGINAMDPKTKKILQLFRLRQIFNGVFLKVNKATLQMLQRVGPYVTYGYPNLKTVKELIYKRGYGKLNKRRTALTDNSIVEQGLGKYGIICVEDLIHEIMTVGPHFKQANNFLWPFKLSAPLGGLKKKRNHFVEGGDAGNREDYINKLVRRMN; encoded by the exons ATGGGTGGGGAAATCAAGGCAGAGACTATGATTCCAGAGCATGTCTTGAAAAAGAATAAGAGAGATGAACAATGGGCTCTGGCAGCGAAAACTGCCCTAGTAGCTCAGAAGGAAAAGAACTCTGAAAACAGAAAGCTCATCTACAAGAGGGCTGAGCAGTATGCTAAGGAATACTCAGAGCAG GAGAGGGAATTGATCAGGTTGAAACGTGAGGCTAAGCTAAAAGGAGGATTCTATGTTAACCCTGAAGCCAAATTGCTTTTTATTGTCCGTATTCGTGG TATTAATGCTATGGACCCAAAGACCAAGAAGATATTGCAGCTTTTCCGTTTGAGACAG ATCTTCAATGGTGTATTTCTTAAAGTGAACAAAGCTACTTTACAGATGTTGCAAAGAGTTGGGCCATATGTAACTTATGG ATACCCAAATCTCAAAACTGTCAAGGAATTGATCTACAAGAGAGGTTACGGAAAGCTGAACAAGCGAAGGACAGCCTTGACTGATAATTCTATCGTTGAACAG GGTCTTGGCAAGTACGGCATCATCTGTGTTGAGGATTTGATTCACGAGATCATGACTGTCGGCCCTCACTTCAAGCAAGCCAACAACTTCTTATGGCCATTCAAATTGAGTGCTCCTCTAGGTggtttgaagaagaagagaaaccaCTTCGTAGAAGGTGGTGATGCTGGTAACCGTGAGGACTACATCAACAAACTTGTCAGGAGAATGAATTAG